Proteins co-encoded in one Topomyia yanbarensis strain Yona2022 unplaced genomic scaffold, ASM3024719v1 HiC_scaffold_810, whole genome shotgun sequence genomic window:
- the LOC131696164 gene encoding uncharacterized protein LOC131696164, whose protein sequence is SKLNVSDWIIPDGVLLADPNFYRPQRIDLLIGAQLFFHILRTGQIQLGDKLPVLQETTLGWVVSGAVTGRSPYRQYKGCHKALSDPDHQLEQLIQRFWELEEIPLSTKLSSEEELCEQHYQQTTTRDISGRYVVRLPFRNTPDKLGDSRQQALQRFGHLERRLATNSKLKEQYDFFMEEYIRLNHCKETPESEVSSSPNFYLPHHAILKPTSSSTKLRTVFDASAKSSSGVSLNDLLMIGPAVQDSLLNIVMRFRIHRYVFSKNHLAKASYGFTVTYGTASAPFAATRTLNQLAANEGFPLAAAIVVKDFYVDDVLSGGDSVNEIQTAAEQLTQLLDSGGFQLHKWCSNSAEFLESIPDELREKQSTLEMSGANDVIKTLGLLWNPSSYELAFRINPIQAQTAITKRHILSEMSKIYDPLGLLAPATLVSKLLMRELWKLKIDWDEEVPIEQRNNWVNFITSLIATAGMTINRYVLTDNRIAIELHAYSDASLAAYGTCVYIRSICSNGNAEVHLLTSKSKVAPNQTIPRLELCAFLLMSRLVKVVTSALKLDFNNIVLWTDSQIVLCWLKKSPHELNTFVANRVAKIQRSTKGYEFKYIRSALNPADMVSRGVLPGELMHNDVWWHDPSFSRTATYKEFVFTEEI, encoded by the exons CAAGCAAGCTCAACGTATCCGATTGGATTATTCCGGATGGAGTTTTGTTAGCAGATCCAAACTTTTACAGGCCCCAGCGCATCGATCTCCTAATTGGTGCACAACTGTTTTTCCACATACTGAGGACTGGGCAAATACAGCTCGGCGATAAATTACCGGTCCTTCAAGAGACGACACTTGGATGGGTAGTTTCGGGTGCTGTTACCGGACGTTCACCATACCGTCAATACAAAGGCTGCCACAAAGCGCTTTCCGATCCTGATCATCAACTCGAACAGTTAATCCAACGTTTCTGGGAGTTGGAAGAAATTCCACTATCAACGAAGCTGTCGAGTGAAGAGGAGTTATGTGAACAACATTACCAACAAACAACGACCCGGGACATCTCCGGCCGATATGTGGTCAGATTACCCTTCCGTAACACACCTGACAAGCTTGGCGACTCACGCCAGCAGGCGCTCCAAAGGTTTGGACACCTTGAAAGACGCCTGGCAACCAATTCGAAGCTGAAAGAACAATATGATTTCTTTATGGAGGAATACATACGGCTCAACCACTGTAAGGAAACGCCTGAGTCAGAGGTGAGTAGCAGCCCAAACTTCTATTTACCTCACCACGCCATTCTGAAACCTACTTCTTCTTCTACCAAACTACGAACGGTTTTCGACGCATCGGCGAAATCGTCTTCTGGCGTGTCGCTAAACGATCTGCTTATGATCGGACCGGCTGTGCAAGATTCGTTGCTGAACATCGTGATGCGGTTCCGGATCCACCGATACGTCTTCTCAA AGAATCATTTGGCGAAAGCATCCTACGGATTCACTGTGACATATGGTACAGCGTCAGCACCCTTTGCTGCCACACGCACTCTGAATCAATTAGCTGCTAACGAGGGATTTCCACTGGCTGCTGCGATTGTGGTCAAAGATTTTTACGTGGATGATGTTTTGTCCGGAGGCGATTCAGTGAACGAAATTCAAACTGCTGCTGAGCAATTGACACAACTATTAGACAGCGGCGGCTTCCAGCTACACAAGTGGTGCTCTAATTCAGCTGAGTTTTTGGAATCAATTCCCGACGAGCTACGAGAGAAGCAATCAACTTTGGAAATGAGTGGAGCAAATGACGTTATCAAAACACTAGGGCTGCTTTGGAATCCGTCGTCGTACGAATTAGCTTTCAGGATAAACCCGATTCAAGCGCAAACTGCGATAACAAAGCGACATATTCTGTCAGAGatgtcaaaaatttatgatCCTCTCGGGCTGCTTGCACCGGCCACGTTAGTTTCCAAACTTCTCATGCGTGAACTGTGGAAATTAAAAATCGACTGGGATGAAGAAGTACCAATAGAACAACGAAACAATTGGGTTAATTTCATCACGAGTCTTATTGCAACTGCTGGAATGACTATCAATCGTTACGTGCTGACGGACAACAGAATCGCTATCGAACTTCACGCTTACTCCGATGCGTCCTTGGCAGCCTACGGTACGTGTGTGTATATACGTTCAATTTGTTCAAACGGCAACGCAGAAGTGCATTTACTGACGAGCAAATCTAAGGTAGCTCCTAATCAGACGATTCCCCGCTTGGAGTTATGCGCATTCCTGCTGATGTCTCGTTTAGTGAAGGTAGTCACATCGGCACTTAAACTGGATTTCAACAACATCGTTCTGTGGACGGATTCCCAAATCGTCCTTTGTTGGCTAAAAAAATCACCACACGAACTCAATACTTTTGTTGCCAACCGCGTAGCTAAAATACAACGATCTACAAAGGGTTATGAATTCAAGTATATACGGTCAGCTTTGAATCCTGCGGATATGGTGTCGAGAGGTGTCCTACCGGGAGAACTAATGCACAATGATGTCTGGTGGCATGATCCATCATTTTCGCGTACCGCTACCTACAAAGAGTTTGTGTTTACTGAAGAAATCTGA
- the LOC131696166 gene encoding uncharacterized protein LOC131696166: MAYVARFIRKTKGIRTANDNEVFPTVEEYQVSLDMIVSLVQRQYYPEDIKQIQRYNTTQNMDHKYVGDLRSLNPIYESGILHVGGRIKHANLTFGQRHPIILPPKHHVTKIIINDFHETYLHIGPSGLLSALRQRFWIVDGRNVIQKNLKRCIRCFKTNPPEIKRYMGDLPKFRVTQSDVFSRVGVDYGGPFHVKTGNPR, encoded by the coding sequence ATGGCATACGTAGCACGATTCATTAGAAAAACGAAGGGAATACGAACAGCGAATGACAATGAAGTATTTCCTACGGTTGAAGAATATCAAGTAAGTCTTGACATGATCGTCAGCCTGGTTCAGCGACAATATTACCCTGAGGATATCAAGCAGATACAGAGGTACAACACTACGCAGAATATGGACCACAAATATGTAGGAGATTTGCGCTCGCTGAATCCCATATACGAATCCGGAATACTACATGTAGGCGGCAGAATCAAGCACGCGAATCTAACCTTTGGACAGCGTCATCCGATTATACTTCCACCGAAGCATCATGTGACAAAGATCATCATTAACGATTTCCATGAAACGTACCTGCACATTGGACCCAGCGGTTTGTTATCGGCGCTTCGACAGCGATTTTGGATCGTCGATGGACGGAATGTGATCCAGAAGAATCTCAAAAGGTGCATTCGCTGCTTCAAAACAAATCCCCCGGAAATCAAGCGTTACATGGGAGACTTACCAAAATTTCGTGTGACACAATCAGACGTTTTCTCGAGAGTTGGTGTCGACTACGGTGGGCCTTTTCACGTCAAAACAGGCAACCCACGTTAA